A stretch of Metabacillus sp. FJAT-52054 DNA encodes these proteins:
- a CDS encoding MogA/MoaB family molybdenum cofactor biosynthesis protein — MHRHNQSISVQTAILTVSDTRTKENDISGAAIREILEANGHPVEEYTIVKDDVLSIRAAIAGWCERSAIQAIIITGGTGFSPRDVTYEAVSNLFHKEMKGFGELFRNLSYEEIGAKAMFSRAAAGSINGRAVYVLPGSENAVKLGMSKLILPSIQHFTEELNRP, encoded by the coding sequence GTGCATAGGCATAATCAGTCTATTTCGGTGCAAACGGCCATTTTGACCGTAAGCGATACACGTACAAAAGAAAATGACATAAGCGGAGCAGCCATCCGGGAAATTTTAGAGGCGAATGGACATCCTGTTGAGGAATATACAATTGTTAAGGATGACGTTTTATCAATCCGCGCTGCAATAGCGGGCTGGTGCGAACGTTCTGCCATCCAGGCTATTATCATTACAGGGGGAACAGGATTCAGTCCAAGAGATGTTACATATGAAGCAGTATCTAATTTGTTTCACAAGGAAATGAAAGGATTTGGGGAACTTTTCAGGAATCTGAGCTACGAAGAAATCGGTGCAAAGGCCATGTTCAGCAGAGCTGCCGCGGGAAGCATAAACGGCCGTGCTGTATATGTACTGCCCGGCTCAGAAAACGCAGTAAAACTCGGAATGTCAAAGCTCATTCTTCCATCCATTCAGCACTTCACAGAGGAGTTAAACCGTCCATGA
- a CDS encoding molybdenum cofactor guanylyltransferase: protein MKITGVVLAGGRSSRFGKPKMFELHNGKPFYEHSLDALKQNHLSPLVISTNEELVGQFKREDVRLIVEEESSSYQGPLYAIHNVMSRIDDPDWFFILSCDIPFVTAEFVEEMIGFANDSEADAVVPVQGGRIQPLMALYHKRTIENQEKMLAADEHKLEHLLNDLHVLTIPFPEDDPAFININHAKDWNKDY, encoded by the coding sequence ATGAAAATTACTGGCGTAGTTCTCGCGGGCGGCAGGTCTTCAAGATTTGGCAAACCGAAAATGTTCGAGCTGCATAATGGTAAACCTTTCTATGAACATAGTTTGGATGCATTAAAACAAAATCACCTCTCCCCTCTTGTGATTTCGACGAATGAAGAGCTTGTCGGACAGTTTAAGCGTGAGGATGTCCGGCTGATTGTTGAGGAAGAGTCTTCTTCCTATCAAGGGCCCTTGTATGCCATCCATAATGTAATGAGCCGGATCGATGATCCAGATTGGTTTTTCATTCTGTCATGCGATATCCCTTTTGTCACAGCAGAATTTGTGGAAGAAATGATTGGCTTTGCCAATGATTCTGAAGCAGATGCGGTCGTACCGGTTCAGGGCGGACGCATACAGCCATTAATGGCCCTGTATCATAAAAGAACCATTGAAAATCAAGAGAAAATGCTGGCAGCTGATGAACACAAGCTTGAGCATCTTCTGAATGATTTACATGTATTAACGATTCCATTTCCTGAGGATGATCCTGCTTTTATTAACATTAATCATGCCAAGGACTGGAATAAGGATTATTAG
- the moaC gene encoding cyclic pyranopterin monophosphate synthase MoaC, which yields MSSFTHWNESGRPKMVDISDKDSSNRTAVAQAVITLSPELYEAIQAGSIKKGDPLQVAQIAGIMGAKKTAEIIPMCHPIHLQGTDFDFQYLKIKEGYELIMQAEVKCDGKTGVEMEALTAVSIAALTFYDMCKAVDKSMVIKETSLLKKTGGKSGDYIRS from the coding sequence ATGAGTTCTTTCACGCATTGGAACGAATCAGGAAGACCAAAAATGGTGGATATATCAGATAAGGACAGCTCAAACCGCACGGCAGTTGCTCAAGCTGTCATTACTTTATCCCCTGAACTCTATGAAGCGATACAAGCGGGATCCATTAAAAAAGGCGATCCGCTGCAGGTGGCTCAGATTGCTGGGATTATGGGCGCAAAGAAAACAGCGGAGATTATTCCGATGTGCCACCCTATTCATCTGCAGGGCACGGACTTTGACTTTCAATATTTGAAAATCAAGGAAGGCTACGAGCTGATTATGCAGGCAGAAGTAAAGTGCGACGGTAAAACGGGCGTTGAAATGGAAGCCTTGACCGCGGTATCCATTGCTGCGCTTACTTTTTATGATATGTGCAAAGCGGTTGATAAAAGCATGGTCATTAAGGAAACCTCCCTGCTGAAAAAAACAGGTGGAAAGAGCGGCGATTATATCCGCTCTTAA
- a CDS encoding ATP-binding protein, translating into MKQSGTLYFFCGKMGAGKSTKSKQLAIDKHAVLLSEDEWLSSLYPNQIVSFEDYLKYSAKLKPLVKKHVQNILSVGTDVVMDFPANTQKLRKWFLDIAAEINASHQLIFLNLTNEQCLHQIAKRRNEEPERTAFDTEAVFINVTKYFEAPEASEGLNILEFSGKE; encoded by the coding sequence ATGAAACAATCGGGGACGCTATATTTTTTCTGTGGAAAAATGGGCGCAGGAAAATCAACTAAATCAAAACAATTGGCGATAGATAAGCATGCGGTACTGTTGTCAGAGGATGAATGGCTTTCGTCTCTTTATCCCAATCAGATCGTCTCATTTGAGGATTATCTGAAATATTCAGCGAAGCTCAAGCCATTGGTGAAAAAGCATGTCCAAAACATTTTAAGTGTCGGTACAGATGTCGTAATGGATTTTCCAGCCAATACTCAAAAACTGCGAAAGTGGTTTTTGGATATTGCGGCAGAAATCAACGCAAGCCATCAGCTAATTTTCCTTAATCTAACGAACGAGCAATGCTTGCATCAAATTGCAAAAAGGCGTAATGAAGAACCCGAAAGAACAGCTTTTGACACGGAAGCAGTGTTTATCAATGTTACTAAATATTTTGAAGCACCGGAAGCATCAGAGGGTTTAAATATTTTAGAGTTTAGCGGAAAAGAATAA
- a CDS encoding TIGR02206 family membrane protein: MNLFGNNQEDFPFAMFGSSHIAALAVLLVLLIVLYVFRSVLKEKKMKPLEIGLAVSLAAVELLYHVWLIVNNNWEVRHALPLELCNISFILTVLLLLTGSRLVYEILLFIGLMGASQALLTPVLSIDFPHFRFFHFFYTHTWIIAVPLYYTWVKGYRPTIYSVLKTVVFLNILLPIVLFVNRYTGGNYMFLDHKPSSGSLLDLLGPYPWYILSLEGIAAGMGLVLWLVFREKTGAEGKRAEAGSFD; the protein is encoded by the coding sequence ATGAATCTATTCGGAAACAATCAGGAGGATTTTCCTTTTGCTATGTTCGGCAGCAGTCATATTGCTGCTTTGGCTGTGCTTCTCGTTTTATTGATTGTTTTATATGTTTTTAGATCAGTGCTTAAAGAAAAAAAGATGAAACCCTTAGAGATTGGCTTAGCTGTCAGCTTAGCTGCGGTTGAACTTCTTTATCACGTTTGGCTGATTGTTAATAACAATTGGGAAGTAAGACATGCACTTCCGCTCGAGCTTTGCAATATCAGTTTTATTCTGACTGTATTGCTGCTGCTTACAGGGAGCCGTCTTGTGTATGAAATCCTGCTGTTTATCGGATTAATGGGAGCGTCTCAGGCTTTGCTGACTCCGGTGCTCTCAATCGATTTTCCGCATTTTCGTTTTTTTCATTTTTTCTATACGCATACGTGGATTATCGCCGTTCCGCTCTACTATACATGGGTGAAGGGGTATCGGCCTACCATTTATTCGGTTTTAAAAACGGTTGTATTTCTAAATATCCTGCTTCCGATCGTCCTTTTTGTAAACCGCTATACGGGAGGAAATTACATGTTCCTTGACCATAAGCCGTCCAGCGGAAGTTTGCTCGATCTGCTTGGACCCTATCCCTGGTATATTCTTTCTCTCGAAGGAATAGCCGCAGGTATGGGACTCGTGCTTTGGCTGGTTTTTAGAGAGAAAACGGGGGCTGAAGGAAAACGTGCAGAGGCAGGGTCATTCGATTAG
- a CDS encoding Ada metal-binding domain-containing protein, which yields MKEQELFEAIYETILSRTAKYDGLYYVGITSTKIFCRPSCRSRTPKRENVRVYGSIQEAIDAGFRACKRCKPEVSGLHGPDAELAEKLKELIHHQYREALTLNTMALQLAISPYHLLRVFKRVTGLTPSKYLMNYRMSEAKKLLLADQKAIAEVAAETGFSNPPHFSSVFKKIAGCTPQEYREKMAEEGERLK from the coding sequence GTGAAAGAACAGGAGCTGTTTGAAGCAATCTATGAAACGATTTTAAGCAGAACTGCGAAATATGATGGCTTATACTATGTCGGAATCACCTCAACCAAAATCTTCTGCCGGCCCTCCTGCCGTTCGAGGACACCTAAAAGAGAAAATGTCAGGGTGTACGGAAGCATCCAGGAAGCAATCGATGCAGGATTCCGGGCGTGCAAACGGTGCAAGCCTGAGGTTTCAGGCTTGCATGGTCCTGATGCAGAACTGGCTGAAAAATTAAAGGAGCTCATTCACCATCAATATAGAGAAGCATTAACATTAAACACCATGGCCCTGCAATTAGCCATAAGTCCGTATCATCTCCTGCGAGTATTTAAACGTGTCACAGGTTTGACCCCATCCAAATATTTGATGAATTACAGAATGAGCGAGGCAAAAAAGCTATTGCTGGCAGATCAAAAAGCCATCGCTGAAGTTGCAGCTGAGACAGGATTTTCAAATCCACCGCATTTTTCATCTGTGTTTAAAAAGATAGCAGGCTGCACCCCTCAGGAATACAGAGAAAAAATGGCGGAAGAAGGGGAACGTTTAAAATGA
- a CDS encoding methylated-DNA--[protein]-cysteine S-methyltransferase: MNEIVPVYWSQFSHETFNPLPFYIAATDYGVCRLTWPGESFETLEDWVALKIPGSKLEHNPKETAVYIQELMEYLNGERKGFQFPIDLYGTTFQKAIWNALLNIPYGAVRSYSQLAEAAGNKKAVRAAGTANGANPVPIAVPCHRVIGSNNTLTGFRGGLHMKERLLRLEDYHDFSIKGHARFQF, from the coding sequence ATGAATGAAATCGTGCCTGTTTACTGGAGTCAATTTTCACATGAAACTTTCAACCCTCTCCCTTTCTATATTGCTGCGACCGATTATGGCGTTTGCAGGCTGACATGGCCGGGAGAATCTTTTGAAACTTTAGAAGACTGGGTTGCTTTAAAAATTCCGGGTTCAAAATTAGAACATAATCCAAAAGAAACAGCTGTCTACATTCAAGAGCTTATGGAATATTTAAACGGAGAGCGAAAAGGATTTCAGTTTCCTATCGATTTATACGGAACCACTTTTCAAAAGGCTATATGGAACGCATTGTTAAACATCCCTTATGGAGCTGTCCGCAGCTATTCCCAGCTTGCAGAAGCTGCCGGAAATAAAAAGGCAGTCCGGGCAGCCGGAACAGCAAATGGCGCTAACCCCGTTCCGATCGCAGTACCCTGCCATCGAGTGATCGGCTCTAACAATACCTTGACCGGGTTCAGGGGCGGACTGCATATGAAAGAACGCCTTCTCCGATTGGAGGATTATCATGATTTCAGCATCAAAGGACATGCCCGTTTTCAATTTTAG
- a CDS encoding DNA-3-methyladenine glycosylase, translating into MISASKDMPVFNFSAESESMIIQVPKYFSYKETLHYLTRSTQECLHQVVSGEIYKVLVIDQQKILVRIKESGHSFLELKIVDGSDKSESMHRKAAEYTADWLDLTTDLDPFYQIANNDPILGSLTRKFEGLRIIGVPDLFEALTWAVIGQQINLAFAYTLKKRLVEAYGEKHVWAEQAFWTFPAPETIASLSAENLRELQFTGKKAEYVIGIAKLIADGKITKENLLRDRNVKGIEEKLLSIRGIGPWTANYCMMRCLRISSSFPFGDAALNKALQNAGFKERKLSREEMEEIFLPWSPWEAYAVFYFWRSLSKE; encoded by the coding sequence ATGATTTCAGCATCAAAGGACATGCCCGTTTTCAATTTTAGCGCCGAGTCTGAATCCATGATCATCCAGGTGCCGAAATATTTCAGCTACAAAGAAACGCTTCATTACTTAACCAGGTCTACCCAGGAATGCCTTCATCAAGTTGTTAGCGGAGAAATCTATAAGGTTCTCGTTATTGACCAGCAGAAAATTCTTGTCAGGATAAAGGAAAGCGGTCATTCTTTTCTTGAGCTCAAAATAGTGGATGGTTCAGATAAAAGCGAGAGCATGCATCGTAAGGCTGCCGAATATACCGCCGACTGGCTCGATCTCACTACAGATCTCGACCCTTTTTATCAGATAGCAAATAACGATCCAATTCTTGGTTCTCTCACTCGGAAATTTGAGGGTCTTCGGATAATCGGGGTTCCTGATTTGTTCGAAGCATTGACCTGGGCTGTAATCGGACAGCAAATCAATCTGGCTTTTGCCTATACACTGAAGAAAAGATTGGTTGAAGCATACGGTGAGAAGCATGTATGGGCTGAACAGGCTTTTTGGACCTTTCCTGCTCCGGAAACCATAGCTTCACTTTCCGCAGAGAACCTGCGGGAGCTTCAATTTACAGGAAAAAAAGCAGAGTATGTGATCGGGATCGCCAAACTGATTGCAGATGGAAAGATAACGAAAGAAAATCTTCTGAGAGATCGGAATGTAAAGGGAATAGAAGAAAAACTTTTGTCCATCCGGGGGATCGGTCCATGGACAGCAAACTATTGTATGATGAGATGTCTCAGGATATCCTCGAGCTTTCCTTTTGGAGATGCGGCTCTTAACAAAGCTTTGCAGAACGCAGGATTTAAAGAGAGAAAACTTTCGAGAGAGGAAATGGAAGAAATCTTTTTACCCTGGTCACCGTGGGAGGCTTATGCTGTTTTTTATTTTTGGAGGAGCTTGTCAAAAGAATAG
- a CDS encoding DUF2812 domain-containing protein has translation MKKVWRPFWSYDIQKTEQMISELGQEGYLLVRMNRWKRCFFFEKGMPAALSCQIGYSRLKNETLSEGLLEDGWRKGVQSGRWYIAVNEKQPMLLKTFPSREGIIKRSLQCKYLFASILIYLSVIAIFIASMFSVSFFQNTSVEVEESPLWFIPITAGALAIILGMFSVYSFLKLNKLIKSFSENQDPSKRNEAFSKEREKHLINKRELIVKRKIGWMYAPDQLEKWLEEKERKGFHLYRVSRTGTVFYFKKGNPRQVRYCADYQNISNEQYYEMHRDAGWKSVFTSKSSLQKWTIWSREYGALEERPNLYSDKIHRLKHARKIVFSYSLLFLPITFVYLLNLSIFISNGSNFGFRGLNALNTVMYTICIFMFGSFVLRTWLYYGRLKKSSAGQSHQ, from the coding sequence ATGAAAAAGGTATGGAGACCGTTTTGGAGCTATGATATTCAGAAGACAGAACAGATGATTTCAGAATTGGGTCAAGAGGGTTATTTACTTGTCCGCATGAACCGATGGAAAAGGTGTTTCTTTTTCGAGAAAGGGATGCCGGCAGCCCTTTCCTGCCAGATTGGATATAGTCGTTTAAAAAACGAGACCCTTTCTGAAGGGCTATTGGAAGACGGATGGAGAAAAGGAGTTCAATCCGGCCGCTGGTATATAGCTGTTAATGAAAAACAGCCTATGCTGCTAAAGACTTTTCCTTCCCGTGAAGGGATCATCAAACGAAGCCTGCAGTGTAAATACCTCTTCGCCAGTATCCTGATTTATTTATCCGTCATTGCTATTTTCATCGCATCTATGTTTAGTGTTTCTTTTTTCCAAAATACTTCTGTAGAGGTGGAGGAGAGTCCTCTTTGGTTCATCCCCATAACAGCTGGGGCATTAGCAATCATACTTGGTATGTTTTCTGTTTACTCTTTTCTTAAGCTAAATAAATTGATAAAAAGTTTCAGTGAAAACCAGGATCCTTCGAAGCGTAATGAAGCATTTAGCAAAGAGAGAGAAAAACATCTGATTAATAAAAGAGAACTAATAGTTAAAAGAAAAATTGGCTGGATGTATGCTCCTGATCAACTTGAGAAATGGCTTGAGGAAAAGGAGAGGAAAGGATTCCATCTATATCGTGTAAGCAGGACAGGAACTGTTTTTTACTTTAAGAAGGGCAATCCCCGTCAAGTTCGCTATTGTGCCGACTATCAAAACATTTCGAACGAACAATACTATGAAATGCACAGGGATGCAGGTTGGAAAAGCGTATTTACCTCCAAATCGTCTTTGCAAAAATGGACTATATGGAGCAGAGAATATGGTGCACTTGAGGAAAGGCCCAACTTATACAGTGATAAGATTCACCGGTTAAAGCATGCACGGAAAATCGTTTTTTCTTATAGTCTTTTGTTTCTGCCTATTACGTTCGTTTATTTATTGAATTTAAGTATTTTTATTTCAAACGGGTCTAATTTCGGGTTTAGGGGATTAAATGCGTTGAATACCGTGATGTATACCATCTGTATTTTTATGTTCGGTTCCTTTGTTTTGAGAACATGGCTTTATTATGGAAGGTTGAAAAAAAGTTCTGCAGGTCAAAGCCATCAGTAA
- a CDS encoding PadR family transcriptional regulator, whose product MEIDNVLKKYTPMTETAFYILLSLTKPRHGYGIVKHVEEMTNARIRLGSGTVYGTLTKMQKDGVITLFADEDRKTVYEVTDTGKILMAAEIKRLKELHQNAINHEEKFE is encoded by the coding sequence TTGGAAATAGATAACGTCTTAAAAAAATATACCCCCATGACAGAAACCGCATTCTATATTCTCCTTTCTTTAACAAAGCCCAGGCATGGTTATGGGATTGTAAAACATGTAGAAGAAATGACAAACGCTAGAATCCGTCTTGGTTCCGGAACCGTTTATGGAACTCTGACAAAGATGCAAAAGGATGGGGTCATTACCTTATTTGCGGATGAAGACAGAAAAACGGTGTACGAAGTGACTGACACTGGAAAAATACTGATGGCAGCTGAAATCAAACGGCTAAAGGAGCTGCATCAAAATGCCATAAATCATGAGGAGAAATTCGAATGA
- a CDS encoding LLM class flavin-dependent oxidoreductase: MKLSILDQSPLSSGKTPKDALEASLRLAQYGEGLGYKRYWIAEHHDFTGLTSSAPEVMLGYIGGKTKTIRLGAGAVLLPHYKPFKVAETFNLLSTLFPDRIDLGIGRSPGGSAEASIALSGNFLENVRQLPDIYNDLLHFIRGDFPENHMFSTIQPAPLPPVPPDVFVLGTSRKSAKMAAEGGTGYVFGQFMGGTDPEIIQSYKDAFHASGHKSKPEVLLAAAVICAETREEAEKIALSNQVWQMMLAKGEGRKGVPSFEEAEAYVLTQEEKEQLEKMKTLQIIGSPPDVKAKLEKLALDYDADELMIITITHKEADKLHSYKLIAHEFGY; the protein is encoded by the coding sequence ATGAAACTCAGTATTTTAGACCAATCTCCCCTATCGTCCGGAAAAACACCGAAAGATGCACTGGAAGCATCCCTTCGCTTAGCCCAATATGGCGAAGGATTGGGATATAAAAGATATTGGATTGCCGAGCATCATGATTTCACCGGGCTGACGAGTTCGGCACCTGAGGTCATGCTTGGATACATAGGAGGGAAAACGAAGACGATCCGGCTCGGTGCCGGAGCGGTTTTATTGCCTCATTACAAACCTTTTAAAGTGGCAGAAACCTTTAATCTTCTCTCTACTCTTTTTCCTGACCGTATTGATCTCGGTATTGGAAGATCGCCGGGAGGCTCTGCTGAAGCGTCCATAGCCCTGTCCGGAAATTTCCTTGAAAATGTTAGACAGCTTCCTGATATTTATAACGATCTTCTGCATTTTATTAGAGGAGACTTTCCAGAAAACCATATGTTTTCAACGATTCAGCCTGCCCCGCTGCCTCCCGTTCCTCCGGATGTTTTTGTACTGGGAACGAGCAGGAAGAGTGCAAAGATGGCAGCGGAAGGCGGAACAGGTTATGTATTTGGACAGTTCATGGGAGGTACAGATCCGGAAATCATCCAATCGTACAAGGATGCTTTCCATGCAAGCGGTCATAAATCAAAACCTGAAGTACTACTGGCTGCTGCTGTAATATGTGCAGAAACCCGGGAGGAGGCAGAGAAAATTGCTTTAAGCAACCAAGTGTGGCAAATGATGCTTGCGAAGGGTGAAGGCAGGAAGGGGGTCCCTTCTTTCGAAGAAGCTGAGGCCTATGTGCTTACTCAGGAAGAAAAAGAACAGCTAGAAAAAATGAAAACCCTGCAGATTATCGGCAGCCCGCCTGATGTAAAGGCGAAACTAGAAAAACTTGCATTAGACTATGATGCGGATGAATTGATGATCATCACCATTACTCACAAAGAAGCCGACAAGCTCCATTCTTATAAGCTGATTGCTCATGAATTTGGATATTAA
- a CDS encoding DUF3219 family protein: MIININERSIEGTNFIHEEVNGSHLISFHFRVKSGQDYHDTTTLLYKNDFEVKVPEKDLSFQAVIKQYSTSAVNLYEENAVGDYFLELIEKKAGK; the protein is encoded by the coding sequence ATGATTATTAATATAAATGAACGGTCAATTGAAGGAACAAACTTCATCCATGAGGAAGTGAATGGATCCCATTTAATCAGCTTCCATTTTAGAGTGAAAAGCGGGCAGGATTATCATGATACAACAACTTTGCTTTACAAAAATGATTTCGAAGTGAAAGTGCCGGAAAAAGACCTTTCCTTTCAAGCCGTGATTAAACAATATTCAACCTCTGCTGTGAATTTATATGAAGAGAACGCAGTAGGAGATTATTTTCTTGAATTGATAGAGAAAAAGGCCGGGAAGTGA
- a CDS encoding heme biosynthesis protein HemY, translating into MECKINRNAAKVLKRMLESEEGQGKMIRVFITEMHGDHAHYDVKLDTPTEHDEIVKTDKDIDILMDSREEFLDGVWIQFFFVPQERFEIINKNKGWHNHH; encoded by the coding sequence ATGGAATGCAAAATAAATCGAAATGCAGCAAAAGTGCTGAAAAGAATGCTTGAAAGTGAAGAAGGACAAGGGAAAATGATACGGGTGTTCATCACGGAAATGCACGGGGACCATGCCCATTATGATGTAAAACTTGATACACCGACTGAACATGATGAAATTGTGAAAACAGATAAAGATATAGACATCCTAATGGACAGCCGTGAAGAATTTTTGGACGGAGTATGGATCCAGTTTTTCTTCGTCCCTCAGGAACGATTTGAAATCATCAATAAAAACAAAGGATGGCATAACCATCATTAA
- a CDS encoding LLM class flavin-dependent oxidoreductase: MFKRNYADEKNKQLHEIKLSVLDLAPIVSGSHAGEALGNSLDLAQHAEKWRYNRYWLAEHHNMRGIASSATAVVIGHIAQGTSTIRVGSGGIMLPNHAPLVIAEQFGTLESLFPGRIDLGLGRAPGTDQLTAQALRRELKGSAEDFPEQVEELRAYFNPTEYSHVKAIPGEGLNIPVWLLGSSGFSAHLAGQLGLPFAFASHFSPDHTTEALRIYRNHFRPSDVLDEPYAMVGMNVVAADSEAQAQYLSTSMKQQFLNLVRGRPGQLNPPVDDMDDLWNEYEKASIQQTLRASAIGDPDQVKAKLQSFLNETQADEMMITANIFDHQARLRSYEIVSQLMK; the protein is encoded by the coding sequence GTGTTTAAACGGAATTACGCAGATGAAAAGAATAAACAGCTGCATGAAATTAAGCTTTCTGTCCTGGACCTTGCACCTATTGTTTCTGGAAGCCATGCAGGGGAAGCTTTGGGCAACTCGCTGGATTTGGCGCAGCATGCAGAAAAATGGAGATACAACCGCTATTGGCTTGCTGAGCATCACAATATGAGAGGGATTGCCAGTTCAGCGACAGCAGTCGTGATTGGTCATATCGCGCAGGGAACTTCAACCATCCGGGTCGGCTCAGGCGGCATTATGCTTCCTAACCACGCTCCGCTTGTCATTGCTGAACAGTTTGGAACACTCGAGTCACTCTTTCCGGGACGAATCGACCTTGGATTGGGAAGAGCACCCGGAACCGATCAGCTGACAGCACAGGCCTTAAGAAGAGAGCTAAAGGGGAGCGCGGAGGATTTTCCTGAACAAGTGGAGGAGCTGAGAGCATACTTCAATCCGACAGAATACAGCCATGTAAAAGCGATTCCCGGTGAAGGATTAAATATTCCGGTATGGCTGCTTGGATCAAGCGGCTTTAGTGCCCATCTTGCCGGTCAGCTTGGATTGCCATTTGCGTTCGCCAGCCATTTTTCACCGGATCATACGACTGAAGCCTTAAGAATCTACAGGAATCATTTCCGTCCTTCCGACGTTCTGGATGAACCGTATGCTATGGTTGGAATGAATGTAGTAGCGGCCGACAGCGAGGCACAGGCGCAGTATTTGTCTACTTCTATGAAACAGCAATTTCTCAATCTTGTCAGGGGCCGTCCGGGCCAATTGAATCCTCCGGTGGATGATATGGATGATTTGTGGAATGAATATGAAAAAGCGTCCATTCAGCAAACACTGCGTGCTTCAGCAATCGGTGATCCTGATCAAGTGAAGGCGAAGCTTCAAAGCTTTTTAAACGAAACCCAGGCAGACGAGATGATGATTACGGCTAACATTTTTGACCATCAGGCACGATTGCGCTCTTATGAAATTGTTTCACAGCTAATGAAATAA